In Nymphaea colorata isolate Beijing-Zhang1983 chromosome 3, ASM883128v2, whole genome shotgun sequence, a genomic segment contains:
- the LOC116251112 gene encoding probable N-acetyltransferase HLS1, with protein sequence MAGILVREFDEERDSNGVTLLESMCEVGPSGKTSLVADLMGDPLARVRHSPSYLMLVAEYGDDSEIVGVIRGCIKTVTRGAKRKQQNSDVPLYVKVAYILGLRVSPSHRRAGVGSRLVQRMEEWFEEEQADYAYMATENTNTASLGLFTGKFGYTMFRAPTVLVHPVHAHAKPVDPQVDLVEVPVDFATALYRHAFETAEFFPKDIDSVLSNRLTLGTFVAVQKSGASWVPGAVPSRLPDSYAMASVWNCSEVFQLEVKGASPVVRAFAKATRLADRLMPCLRIPSVPDVFQPFGVHVVYGLHVEGKEGAKLMSELWWHVYNLAREGGALAIAAEVGPWDPAAKGIPHWQCFSCAEDVWCIKALNDEDAPDWICASPTSTMAPLFVDPRDF encoded by the exons ATGGCAGGGATTCTAGTGAGAGAGTTCGACGAGGAGAGGGACTCCAATGGGGTGACTCTCCTGGAGAGTATGTGTGAGGTTGGGCCGAGTGGGAAAACCTCCCTTGTGGCAGATCTCATGGGTGACCCCCTGGCTCGAGTCCGCCATTCTCCTTCCTATCTCATGTTG GTAGCCGAGTATGGAGATGACAGTGAAATCGTGGGTGTTATCAGGGGATGCATAAAAACCGTTACCCGTGGCGCAAAAAGGAAGCAGCAGAACTCTGATGTGCCTCTCTACGTCAAGGTTGCTTACATTCTTGGCCTCAGAGTCTCACCGTCTCATag GAGGGCTGGAGTGGGCTCGAGATTGGTGCAGAGAATGGAGGAGTGGTTCGAGGAAGAGCAAGCCGATTACGCCTACATGGCAACCGAGAACACCAACACAGCTTCACTGGGCCTCTTCACCGGCAAATTTGGCTACACCATGTTTCGTGCCCCGACTGTCTTGGTGCACCCGGTCCACGCCCACGCCAAGCCTGTGGACCCTCAGGTCGATCTAGTCGAAGTCCCCGTTGACTTTGCGACTGCGCTTTACCGGCACGCCTTTGAAACCGCCGAGTTCTTCCCGAAGGACATCGACTCGGTCCTTTCGAACCGTCTCACCCTCGGCACGTTTGTAGCCGTCCAAAAGAGCGGGGCTTCGTGGGTTCCGGGCGCGGTGCCGTCTCGGCTCCCCGATTCGTATGCGATGGCAAGCGTGTGGAATTGCAGCGAAGTGTTTCAGCTGGAAGTGAAGGGTGCGTCCCCGGTCGTCCGGGCTTTCGCGAAGGCGACTCGGTTGGCGGATCGGCTGATGCCATGCTTGCGCATCCCTTCGGTCCCAGATGTTTTCCAGCCGTTTGGAGTCCACGTTGTGTATGGGCTCCACGTGGAGGGCAAAGAAGGCGCCAAGTTGATGAGCGAGCTGTGGTGGCACGTGTACAACCTAGCGAGGGAAGGTGGGGCCCTCGCCATCGCGGCGGAGGTGGGGCCCTGGGACCCAGCTGCCAAGGGCATCCCACACTGGCAATGCTTCTCATGTGCAGAGGACGTCTGGTGCATTAAAGCCTTAAATGACGAAGATGCCCCTGATTGGATATGCGCCTCCCCAACCTCTACCATGGCCCCTCTCTTTGTCGATCCTCGAGACTTTTGA